From the genome of Bos indicus isolate NIAB-ARS_2022 breed Sahiwal x Tharparkar chromosome 2, NIAB-ARS_B.indTharparkar_mat_pri_1.0, whole genome shotgun sequence:
ccaacccctggagcttactcaaactcatgtccatagagtcggagatgccatccaaccatccaatgctctgtcagccccttctcctccggccttcaatctttcccagtatcaaggtcttttccaaggagtcagttcttcccatcaggtggccaaagtgttggagtttgagcttcagcaacagtccttccaatgactattcaggattgatttcctttaggatggactggttggatctccttgcagtccaagggactctcaagagtcctctccaacaccacagttcaaaagcatcagttcttcagcactcagctttctttatagtccaactctcatgactactggaaaaaccatagctttgactagacagacctttgtcagtaaagtaatgtctctgctttttaatatgctgtctaggttggtcataacttttcttccaaggagcaagtgtcttttaatctcatggctgcagtcaccatctgcagtgatgttggagcccagaaaaatagtttgccactgtttccactgtttctccatctatttgccatgaagtgatgggactggatgccatgatcttagttttctgagtatggagctttaagccaactttttcactctcctctttcactttcatcaagacctttttagttcttcactttctgctataagggtggtgtcatctgcgtatctgaggttattgatatttctcccatcaatattgattccagcttgtgcttcatccagcccagcatttctcatgatgtgctctgcatataagttaaataagcagggtgacaatatacagccttgacatactccttcccaatttggaaccagtctattgttccatgtccagttctaacgattgcttcttgacctgcatacagatttcttgggagacaggtcaggtggtctggtatccccatctcttgaaaaatttcccacagtttgttgtgatccacacaaaggctttggcatagtcaataaagcagaagtagatgcttttctggaactctcttgctttttcgatgatccaacggatgttggcaatttgatctctggttcctctgccttttctaaatccagcttgaacatctggaagttcacagttcacgtactgttcaagcctggcttggagaattttgacctcCGACTAGTCACAcaccttttctgagcctcagtttcctcacctgtgaagtaGGGATAATAACGCAACAGAGTGTTCATGATCCAGCGAGGGAAGGGGACATCCAGGAACCTGGTCGGGTACTCGGAATAGTTCTGGACTCCGTCTTTTTTGCCAGAGCCCCGCCCCAGACCCCCACAAACCACGCCCCATCGGACCCCGCCCCAGACAACAAAGCCACGCCCTCTCACTCGCGTCACTAGCCCCGCCCTGTCTGGGCCACGCCCACCTACCCTAGCGCAGGTTGCCCTGGTCTCGTTACTTACACCCCGGCGGAGCCGAATCCAGAGGGGCCACGCCACACCCGCTCTCCGCCGACCCCGACACCCCCCCCAGGCCCCGCCTCCGAGCCCATGGCCGCGCCGGGACCCCGCGCCTTACGGGCTGCGCTCTGTGGCGGCTGCTGCTGCCTCCTCCTGTGTGCCCAGCTTGCTGTGGCTGGTAACGCGTGCCCTTCACCCAACTGCTTGCCAGGAGCAGTCTGGGCTTGGGGAGGGGGCGCGGGAGGGGACTTCTCACTTGTGTGCGGGGCTCCTGGGGTGGGTAGAAGGAGGCTCCGACTGTCTGTGGAGCCGTATATAAGGCTCCGGGTGTGAGGCAACTTCAGGTGTAGGGAAGTGAAGCGGCCCCAGGTGAATGGGATGGGGGTGGCTCCTGATATATGCAAAGGGAGGGTGCTCTGGTGAATGTCAGGGAGCTTCTAGGCGTGTGTGCCCATGTGTTTGTGGAAACTCCAGGCGTGCGGTGGGGCTTAGGGGATCCAGGTGAGTGTATGTGTGCAGGGGGGTGAGATCCGTAGTAGTGGGGAAGGGGAACGGTAGCTTGGGTTCCAAGTGTTGCACCCACCTCACGCCCAGGTAAAGGTGCTCGAGGCTTTGGGCGGGGAGCCCTGCTCCGTGTGAACATCTGGCCAGCTGTCCGAGTGGCCTGCAAACAGCTGAAGCCCTGTGAACATTGTGTGGAGGGGAACCGAGCACACAACCTCTCCAGCTGTGTGTGGGAGCAGTGTCGGCCAGAGGAGCCAGGTATGGAGTTAGGCCCTCCCCAAGGTTAGTGCCCCCATTTCTGAACATCAGAGCCTTGGCCCCACTCCCTAAACCGCTTCCCTGCTCCTTCTCCCATCAGGACACTGCGTGGCTCAATCAGAGGTGGTCAAGGAAGGTTGCTCCATCTACAACCGCTCAGAGTCATGTCCAGGTAAGGGGGCTCCCTCTGGCCTAAGTCAAGCTGCGGGGAGGGGGCCGAGGTGTCCTCAGCCAGAGCCCGCCTCCAGTAGGGAATTGGCCTCTCCCCGAGAGAAGACTGTGCCCACAAGCACTGGGTCCAGCGTCAGTTCTGCCTTTAGCTCACTGAGATGTCGCTTCCCCTCTCTGGCccgtttcctcctctgaaaaTTGGTGCAGCTAGAGGATCTAGGACAAGCATGCGGAGGAAATGGAGGAACTAGCTCTTCTATTTTAAACCACAGTGAGGACTTTGGAAGCTCAGAAGGGAATGGGGGGAGGGCTTCCTGAAGGAGGCAGCGTCACAGATGATGATTAAcgtagagatggagagagagggctCCGCTGGTGGAAGGAACTGTATAAACTAAGGCTTAAGAGTGTGCCAGGTGGGCCTGAGATGGGGTCTTGATGGGAAGTGGCAGGGGTCTGGTTTAATTATGGATTTCCTGTCTCTTCAGCTGTGCACCACCACCCAACTCATGAACCGAAGACAGTCACAACAGGTAGGTACTATCTGGGGTAATGGAAGGATAAGAGGTGCATGGAAAACAGCCGGGGTCAGGCACTGCCGTGCTCTGTGACCTCAACCCTGTGACTTCTCCCTCTGAGCCTGTGTCCAACATCTGTAGAATGGGTTGAAGAATATCTCACAAAGTGAGGATTTTATGAGAGGGTGTATAGCACCTCATTCAGTTTCCAGTGTATAGAAGGTGATCAAGAAATGATGGTTCCCATCCCTTTTCCCCGACCCCG
Proteins encoded in this window:
- the CD164L2 gene encoding CD164 sialomucin-like 2 protein isoform X5 is translated as MAAPGPRALRAALCGGCCCLLLCAQLAVAGKGARGFGRGALLRVNIWPAVRVACKQLKPCEHCVEGNRAHNLSSCVWEQCRPEEPGHCVAQSEVVKEGCSIYNRSESCPAVHHHPTHEPKTVTTGGGLLRLALPQGQGQHLPDTNLTPFRPRFHNQGKENEEAARSWLP
- the CD164L2 gene encoding CD164 sialomucin-like 2 protein isoform X1 translates to MAAPGPRALRAALCGGCCCLLLCAQLAVAGKGARGFGRGALLRVNIWPAVRVACKQLKPCEHCVEGNRAHNLSSCVWEQCRPEEPGHCVAQSEVVKEGCSIYNRSESCPAVHHHPTHEPKTVTTGGGLLRLALPQGQGQHLPDTMRASFNHLLPHRHLCGPPPGTRSGPGLFPWTRLGHCPQ
- the CD164L2 gene encoding CD164 sialomucin-like 2 protein isoform X2, with amino-acid sequence MAAPGPRALRAALCGGCCCLLLCAQLAVAGKGARGFGRGALLRVNIWPAVRVACKQLKPCEHCVEGNRAHNLSSCVWEQCRPEEPGHCVAQSEVVKEGCSIYNRSESCPAVHHHPTHEPKTVTTESPLVPEAHSPGFDGASFIGGVVMVLSLQAVAFFVLRFLKAKDSTYQTLI
- the CD164L2 gene encoding CD164 sialomucin-like 2 protein isoform X4: MAAPGPRALRAALCGGCCCLLLCAQLAVAGKGARGFGRGALLRVNIWPAVRVACKQLKPCEHCVEGNRAHNLSSCVWEQCRPEEPGHCVAQSEVVKEGCSIYNRSESCPAVHHHPTHEPKTVTTESPLVPEAHSPGFDGASFIGGVVMVLSLQAVAFFVLRFLKAKDSTYQTL